The Streptomyces sp. NBC_00576 genome contains the following window.
GGCCAGGATCGTCACGTCGATGGTGTCCGCGTGACCGGCCAGCGCCTCGTCCACGGAGTTGTCGACCACCTCCTGCACCAAGTGGTGCAGACCACGCTCACCGGTCGAGCCGATGTACATGCCGGGTCGCTTGCGGACCGCGTCCAGACCCTCGAGGACGGTGATGGCGCTGGCGTCGTACGAGGCAGTGACCTCGCCGTTCGAGGATTTCACCTCGGCAATGACGCCGGCGTCGTCGGTGGACGGGATGTTCTCGTTGGGGTTGCCGGAATCGGCCACGAAGCGCCCTTTCTGGCACAGCACAAGCCAAGCTCCCGACGGTTGGCCGGAGCGGCTGCGGCGTGTTGCGTTGGTAAGCCTTAGTCAGCGGTGCACACCATTTCCCGGTGGTCCCCTCCAATGGGGCGGGATTGTCTTCCAGTCTACCGGTAGCGCCGACAGTGATGGGGGTTTGCCGGTACCTGAGTCCGCATGTGCCGCCCTCAACCGGTCTCTCCCGAGTCCCCATATGCGGAGCGGGGCTCCAAGAGGCTTGGAGAGGCACTCAGCGCTTCCGGGTGTCAACCCTTGGCTACCGGGGAGTCACGTAGGGATTCGCAAACGCGCGCACCACCGCACGTCCGCCCCCGACGCACTTTCCATGTGACACACCTCACCCACAGAGAATCCTGGGGCTCACCCGTAGGTGTCGCCCGGACCCGTGCTCCCCGGCGCCCGCAACGGGCCGAAACGGCGGGCCGGACCATTGGGACCGAGCACCTTGATCAACCGCACCCTGCCCTGCCCGAGGTCCTCGTTCAGCCGTGCGACCAGCTGCGGCGCGAGCAGCCGCACATTCGTCGCCCAGGCCGTCGAGTCGCAGCGCACGGTCAGCACCCGCTCGTCCTCGTCGTACGACTCCGGCTCACAGTGCTTGGCCAGGTCCTCGCCGACGATCTGCGGCCACCGGCCCATCACCCCGCCCACCGCGGCCGGCGCCTCCCACCCGCGCTCCGTCACCAGCCGGTTGATCGCCGCACCGAGCGCCATGGGGTCACGCCCGTCACGGCCCGATCCGGAGCGCAGACCGCCCCCGCGCCGCGCCTGCTTCTTCTGCTGGGCCGCATCCCCACGCGCGCGTGCCGCCTCTTTCGCCGCCCTGAGCGCCACCCGCGCGAGATCCACCCCGGAGGGCTCGGGGATCGGCTTGGGGGACGCAGAGGATGCAGAGGATTCATCGGGGCTCTCCCCTGACACGGACCGGTCAGCCGTCATGCGCGCTCCACCGCCCCGTCCGACACCGAGTACCGCGTCCCCGCCAGTACGTGCGGTACGTCGTCGTCGACCGCGGCTGTCACCAGCACCTGCTCGCCGGGCGCCACCAACTCCGCGAGCCGCTCCCGGCGCCGGGTGTCCAGCTCCGCGAACACATCGTCGAGGACCAGCACCGGCTCGTTCCCCTCGGCCCGCAGCAGGTCGTACGAGGCCAACCGCAGCGCCAGCGCGTACGACCACGACTCGCCGTGGGACGCGTATCCCTTGGCGGGCAGCGAGCCGAGCTTGAGATGCAGGTCGTCCCGATGCGGTCCCACAAGCGTGACGCCCCGCTCGATCTCCTGCTTGCGCACCTCGGCCAGGGCCCCCATCAACTGCTCGTACAGCTCCTCACGCGCGTGTGCCTCACCCGGCGCCGACGGCTTGTACTCCAGGGCCAGCGGACCACCGCCGGGCGCCAACTGCTCGTACGCCTTGTCGGCCAGCGGCTGGAGCGCGGCGATCAGGTCGAGCCGCTGGGCCAGCAACTCGGCCCCCACGCGCGCGAGATGCTGGTCCCACACGTCGAGCGTCGACAGGTCCATCGTGCGGCCGCCGTGCCGCCGGGCCAGCGCCGCCGACTTGAGAAGTGTGTTGCGCTGCTTGAGGACCCGGTCGTAGTCGGAGCGCACGCCCGCCATCCGCGGGGAGCGCAAGGTGATCAGCTCGTCGAGGAACCGCCTCCGCTCACCCGGGTCGCCCTTCACCAGGGCGAGATCCTCGGGCGCGAACAGCACCGTCCGTACGATCCCCAGTACGTCACGGGGTCTGACCTGCGACGACCGGTTGATACGGGCGCGGTTCGCCCGGCCGGGGTTCAGCTCCAGCTCGACCAGCTGCTGCCGCTCGCCCTGCTTGACCTGTGCCCGGATGATCGCCCGGTCGGCGCCCATCCGGACCAGGGGGGCATCCGAGGAGACCCGGTGGCTGCCCAGCGTGGCGAGATAACCGACCGCCTCGACAAGGTTGGTCTTGCCCTGCCCGTTGGGGCCCACGAACGCGGTGACGCCCGGGTCGAGCGGGACCTCGACCCGGGCGTACGAGCGGAAGTCGGCCAGCGACAGATGCGTGACGTGCATGGTCGTCGCCGACCTCCCCCGGACTTGTGGACCGCTGGGCGGCCCTGTGGATTACTTCGCCTCGACCGCGTGGCCGCCGAACTGGTTGCGCAGCGCCGCGATCATCTTCATCTGCGGGGAGTCGTCCTGCCGGGACGCGAACCGCGCGAACAGCGACGCCGTGATCGCGGGCAGCGGCACGGAGTGGTCGATCGCGGCCTCCACCGTCCAGCGGCCCTCCCCGGAGTCCGCCGCGAACCCACGCAGCCTGTCCAGGTGCTCGTCCTCGTCGAGGGCGTTGACCGCCAGGTCGAGGAGCCAGGAGCGGATGACCGTGCCGTCCTGCCAGGACCGGAAGACCTCGCGCACATCCGTGACGGAGTCGACCTTCTCCAGGAGCTCCCAGCCCTCGGCGTAGGCCTGCATCATCGCGTACTCGATGCCGTTGTGAACCATCTTCGAGAAGTGCCCGGCGCCCACCTTGCCCGCGTGCACCGCGCCGAAGTCACCCTTGGGCTTGAGGGCCTCGAAGACCGGCTCCACCTTGGCGATGTGCTCGGCGTCGCCGCCGTACATCAGCGCATAGCCGTTCTCCAGGCCCCAGACGCCGCCGGAGACACCGCAGTCGACGAAACCGATGCCCTTGGCCGCCAGCTCCTCGGCGTGCTTCTCGTCGTCCGTCCAGCGCGAGTTGCCGCCGTCCACGACGACGTCACCAGGCTCCAGGAGCTCGGCGAGCTCGTCGACGGTGGACTGGGTCGGGGCGCCGGCCGGGACCATCACCCACACCACACGCGGGGCGCTGAGCTTGCCCACAAGCTCCTTGAGGCTGTGGACATCGGCGACGTCCGGATTGCGGTCGTATCCGATGACGGTGAGACCTGCGCGGCGTATCCGCTCGCGCATGTTGCCGCCCATCTTGCCGAGGCCGACGAGACCGAGCTCCATCAGTTGTTCCTTAGGTTGCGACGTGGCATGAGGGCACTCCTGTTGCTCGTGCCCACGTCCGAGCCTAAACCCGGACGCTCATGCACACCTGTGGGCATACGCGCTCAAACGTATGCCCCCACCTGCGGTGTTTCCGTCGGAGGCGATCAGCCGTTCGAAAAGGGTCAGCCGCTGAGGCGGACCGGCATGATCAGGTACTTGTACGCCTCGTCCGCCTCGGCGTCGATGGCCGGCTTGCCGCTGAGCAGCGCGGGCTTAGTGGACGTCGTGAAGGAGAGCTGGGCGACCGGGGAGTCGATCGCGCTCAAGCCGTCCAGCAGGAACGTCGGGTTGAAGGCGATCGACACGTCGTCGCCCTCCAGCTGGGCGTCGACCCGCTCCACAGCCTGTGCGTCGTCGCTGG
Protein-coding sequences here:
- the recF gene encoding DNA replication/repair protein RecF (All proteins in this family for which functions are known are DNA-binding proteins that assist the filamentation of RecA onto DNA for the initiation of recombination or recombinational repair.), coding for MHVTHLSLADFRSYARVEVPLDPGVTAFVGPNGQGKTNLVEAVGYLATLGSHRVSSDAPLVRMGADRAIIRAQVKQGERQQLVELELNPGRANRARINRSSQVRPRDVLGIVRTVLFAPEDLALVKGDPGERRRFLDELITLRSPRMAGVRSDYDRVLKQRNTLLKSAALARRHGGRTMDLSTLDVWDQHLARVGAELLAQRLDLIAALQPLADKAYEQLAPGGGPLALEYKPSAPGEAHAREELYEQLMGALAEVRKQEIERGVTLVGPHRDDLHLKLGSLPAKGYASHGESWSYALALRLASYDLLRAEGNEPVLVLDDVFAELDTRRRERLAELVAPGEQVLVTAAVDDDVPHVLAGTRYSVSDGAVERA
- the gnd gene encoding phosphogluconate dehydrogenase (NAD(+)-dependent, decarboxylating) codes for the protein MELGLVGLGKMGGNMRERIRRAGLTVIGYDRNPDVADVHSLKELVGKLSAPRVVWVMVPAGAPTQSTVDELAELLEPGDVVVDGGNSRWTDDEKHAEELAAKGIGFVDCGVSGGVWGLENGYALMYGGDAEHIAKVEPVFEALKPKGDFGAVHAGKVGAGHFSKMVHNGIEYAMMQAYAEGWELLEKVDSVTDVREVFRSWQDGTVIRSWLLDLAVNALDEDEHLDRLRGFAADSGEGRWTVEAAIDHSVPLPAITASLFARFASRQDDSPQMKMIAALRNQFGGHAVEAK
- a CDS encoding DUF721 domain-containing protein; the encoded protein is MTADRSVSGESPDESSASSASPKPIPEPSGVDLARVALRAAKEAARARGDAAQQKKQARRGGGLRSGSGRDGRDPMALGAAINRLVTERGWEAPAAVGGVMGRWPQIVGEDLAKHCEPESYDEDERVLTVRCDSTAWATNVRLLAPQLVARLNEDLGQGRVRLIKVLGPNGPARRFGPLRAPGSTGPGDTYG